In Citrus sinensis cultivar Valencia sweet orange chromosome 4, DVS_A1.0, whole genome shotgun sequence, one DNA window encodes the following:
- the LOC102622383 gene encoding uncharacterized protein LOC102622383 isoform X1: MASLQPSWLSSVSTIKNKNDSSAKQKPKVSSLKLSFFMNATSNNDEASEQPTSENSPEPEASLDPVKLAFEKAKAYRKLKESNSDSKYEQNPDKDAARAAVEKAKEYTKNKDTVSFQNGTNSGFKGEGRGNLPKEVGGKKEGLKISSIDFMGLNFADKKEGKGLPAGLVPVTDPFAEGDTPEVEIIVGDTSKFGESTVLRPGPKQEENLEFYKPKVSTWGVFPRPGNISKTFGGGRTIRPGDVLETAEARAAKEERTRQLLAAYKKSVGLNVDPKLKSECEKALKDGDSLMDSGKLKEALPFYEKVMNKMVFKSELHGLAALQWSICQDSLHRPKEARIMYEKLQSHPNALVSKRARQFMFSFQAMEMMKVRSSSDKNTDYRNFFEAFVEDKTNYPLQEAGSEEGALTQALPYMIFLASPIFVILLIAVQRGSINF; encoded by the exons ATGGCATCTCTGCAACCATCATGGCTCTCATCCGTCAGCAccatcaaaaacaaaaacgacTCCTCCGCAAAACAAAAACCGAAGGTCAGCTCATTGAAGCTTTCGTTCTTTATGAACGCCACATCCAACAATGATGAAGCATCTGAGCAGCCCACTTCTGAAAATTCACCCGAACCTGAAGCTTCACTAGACCCTGTAAAGCTCGCTTTTGAAAAAGCTAAGGCTTATAGGAAGTTGAAAGAATCCAACTCAGATTCTAAATATGAGCAGAACCCAGATAAGGATGCTGCAAGGGCTGCAGTGGAGAAAGCCAAAGAGTACACGAAGAACAAAGACACTGTCAGTTTTCAGAACGGCACAAATTCAG GCTTCAAAGGGGAAGGTAGGGGCAATTTGCCAAAAGAGGTTGGTGGTAAGAAAGAAGGGTTGAAGATCTCAAGCATTGATTTCATGGGTCTTAATTTTGCCGATAAGAAGGAGGGCAAGGGACTGCCAGCTGGGTTGGTTCCAGTTACTGATCCTTTTGCAGAAGGTGACACTCCTGAAGTGGAGATTATTGTTGGGGACACCAGCAAGTTTGGGGAGTCAACTGTGTTGAGGCCTGGGccaaaacaagaagaaaatttggAATTTTACAAGCCAAAGGTGTCTACATGGGGAGTTTTTCCAAGACCTGGCAATATTTCAAAAacg TTTGGAGGTGGAAGAACAATTCGCCCTGGCGATGTTCTGGAAACAGCTGAAGCTAGAGCTGCTAAAGAAGAGCGAACTAGACAACTACTTGCTGCCTACAAGAAGAGTGTTGGCTTAAATGTTGATCCAAAGCTGAAATCTGAATGTGAGAAG GCATTGAAGGATGGTGACTCCTTGATGGATTCAGGGAAGCTAAAGGAAGCTTTGCCCTTTTATGAAAAAGTTATGAATAAAATGGTGTTCAAG AGCGAACTTCATGGATTAGCAGCCTTGCAGTGGTCTATCTGTCAGGATTCTCTTCATAG ACCAAAGGAGGCTCGAATTATGTATGAGAAGCTTCAATCTCACCCAAATGCCTTAGTGAGCAAGAGAGCTCGGCAATTTATGTTCAGCTTTCAG GCTATGGAAATGATGAAGGTCAGAAGCTCTAGTGATAAGAACACAGATTACCGTAACTTTTTTGAAGCTTTTGTTGAAGATAAAACCAACTATCCTCTCCAAGAGGCTGGAAGTGAAGAAGGTGCACTAACTCAAGCCCTCCCATACATGATTTTTCTTGCTTCTCCTATATTTGTCATTCTTCTCATTGCTGTACAGAGAGGAAGTATAAATTTCTAA
- the LOC102622383 gene encoding uncharacterized protein LOC102622383 isoform X3 has product MASLQPSWLSSVSTIKNKNDSSAKQKPKVSSLKLSFFMNATSNNDEASEQPTSENSPEPEASLDPVKLAFEKAKAYRKLKESNSDSKYEQNPDKDAARAAVEKAKEYTKNKDTVSFQNGTNSGFKGEGRGNLPKEVGGKKEGLKISSIDFMGLNFADKKEGKGLPAGLVPVTDPFAEGDTPEVEIIVGDTSKFGESTVLRPGPKQEENLEFYKPKVSTWGVFPRPGNISKTFGGGRTIRPGDVLETAEARAAKEERTRQLLAAYKKSVGLNVDPKLKSECEKALKDGDSLMDSGKLKEALPFYEKVMNKMVFKSELHGLAALQWSICQDSLHRPKEARIMYEKLQSHPNALVSKRARQFMFSFQAMEMMKVRSSSDKNTDYRNFFEAFVEDKTNYPLQEAGSEEVYKLFICTQRAGVQVDRIRNT; this is encoded by the exons ATGGCATCTCTGCAACCATCATGGCTCTCATCCGTCAGCAccatcaaaaacaaaaacgacTCCTCCGCAAAACAAAAACCGAAGGTCAGCTCATTGAAGCTTTCGTTCTTTATGAACGCCACATCCAACAATGATGAAGCATCTGAGCAGCCCACTTCTGAAAATTCACCCGAACCTGAAGCTTCACTAGACCCTGTAAAGCTCGCTTTTGAAAAAGCTAAGGCTTATAGGAAGTTGAAAGAATCCAACTCAGATTCTAAATATGAGCAGAACCCAGATAAGGATGCTGCAAGGGCTGCAGTGGAGAAAGCCAAAGAGTACACGAAGAACAAAGACACTGTCAGTTTTCAGAACGGCACAAATTCAG GCTTCAAAGGGGAAGGTAGGGGCAATTTGCCAAAAGAGGTTGGTGGTAAGAAAGAAGGGTTGAAGATCTCAAGCATTGATTTCATGGGTCTTAATTTTGCCGATAAGAAGGAGGGCAAGGGACTGCCAGCTGGGTTGGTTCCAGTTACTGATCCTTTTGCAGAAGGTGACACTCCTGAAGTGGAGATTATTGTTGGGGACACCAGCAAGTTTGGGGAGTCAACTGTGTTGAGGCCTGGGccaaaacaagaagaaaatttggAATTTTACAAGCCAAAGGTGTCTACATGGGGAGTTTTTCCAAGACCTGGCAATATTTCAAAAacg TTTGGAGGTGGAAGAACAATTCGCCCTGGCGATGTTCTGGAAACAGCTGAAGCTAGAGCTGCTAAAGAAGAGCGAACTAGACAACTACTTGCTGCCTACAAGAAGAGTGTTGGCTTAAATGTTGATCCAAAGCTGAAATCTGAATGTGAGAAG GCATTGAAGGATGGTGACTCCTTGATGGATTCAGGGAAGCTAAAGGAAGCTTTGCCCTTTTATGAAAAAGTTATGAATAAAATGGTGTTCAAG AGCGAACTTCATGGATTAGCAGCCTTGCAGTGGTCTATCTGTCAGGATTCTCTTCATAG ACCAAAGGAGGCTCGAATTATGTATGAGAAGCTTCAATCTCACCCAAATGCCTTAGTGAGCAAGAGAGCTCGGCAATTTATGTTCAGCTTTCAG GCTATGGAAATGATGAAGGTCAGAAGCTCTAGTGATAAGAACACAGATTACCGTAACTTTTTTGAAGCTTTTGTTGAAGATAAAACCAACTATCCTCTCCAAGAGGCTGGAAGTGAAGAAG TATACAAGTTATTCATTTGTACCCAAAGAGCTGGTGTTCAAGTGGACAGAATTCGAAATACTTGA
- the LOC102622383 gene encoding uncharacterized protein LOC102622383 isoform X2, with protein MASLQPSWLSSVSTIKNKNDSSAKQKPKVSSLKLSFFMNATSNNDEASEQPTSENSPEPEASLDPVKLAFEKAKAYRKLKESNSDSKYEQNPDKDAARAAVEKAKEYTKNKDTVSFQNGTNSGEGRGNLPKEVGGKKEGLKISSIDFMGLNFADKKEGKGLPAGLVPVTDPFAEGDTPEVEIIVGDTSKFGESTVLRPGPKQEENLEFYKPKVSTWGVFPRPGNISKTFGGGRTIRPGDVLETAEARAAKEERTRQLLAAYKKSVGLNVDPKLKSECEKALKDGDSLMDSGKLKEALPFYEKVMNKMVFKSELHGLAALQWSICQDSLHRPKEARIMYEKLQSHPNALVSKRARQFMFSFQAMEMMKVRSSSDKNTDYRNFFEAFVEDKTNYPLQEAGSEEGALTQALPYMIFLASPIFVILLIAVQRGSINF; from the exons ATGGCATCTCTGCAACCATCATGGCTCTCATCCGTCAGCAccatcaaaaacaaaaacgacTCCTCCGCAAAACAAAAACCGAAGGTCAGCTCATTGAAGCTTTCGTTCTTTATGAACGCCACATCCAACAATGATGAAGCATCTGAGCAGCCCACTTCTGAAAATTCACCCGAACCTGAAGCTTCACTAGACCCTGTAAAGCTCGCTTTTGAAAAAGCTAAGGCTTATAGGAAGTTGAAAGAATCCAACTCAGATTCTAAATATGAGCAGAACCCAGATAAGGATGCTGCAAGGGCTGCAGTGGAGAAAGCCAAAGAGTACACGAAGAACAAAGACACTGTCAGTTTTCAGAACGGCACAAATTCAG GGGAAGGTAGGGGCAATTTGCCAAAAGAGGTTGGTGGTAAGAAAGAAGGGTTGAAGATCTCAAGCATTGATTTCATGGGTCTTAATTTTGCCGATAAGAAGGAGGGCAAGGGACTGCCAGCTGGGTTGGTTCCAGTTACTGATCCTTTTGCAGAAGGTGACACTCCTGAAGTGGAGATTATTGTTGGGGACACCAGCAAGTTTGGGGAGTCAACTGTGTTGAGGCCTGGGccaaaacaagaagaaaatttggAATTTTACAAGCCAAAGGTGTCTACATGGGGAGTTTTTCCAAGACCTGGCAATATTTCAAAAacg TTTGGAGGTGGAAGAACAATTCGCCCTGGCGATGTTCTGGAAACAGCTGAAGCTAGAGCTGCTAAAGAAGAGCGAACTAGACAACTACTTGCTGCCTACAAGAAGAGTGTTGGCTTAAATGTTGATCCAAAGCTGAAATCTGAATGTGAGAAG GCATTGAAGGATGGTGACTCCTTGATGGATTCAGGGAAGCTAAAGGAAGCTTTGCCCTTTTATGAAAAAGTTATGAATAAAATGGTGTTCAAG AGCGAACTTCATGGATTAGCAGCCTTGCAGTGGTCTATCTGTCAGGATTCTCTTCATAG ACCAAAGGAGGCTCGAATTATGTATGAGAAGCTTCAATCTCACCCAAATGCCTTAGTGAGCAAGAGAGCTCGGCAATTTATGTTCAGCTTTCAG GCTATGGAAATGATGAAGGTCAGAAGCTCTAGTGATAAGAACACAGATTACCGTAACTTTTTTGAAGCTTTTGTTGAAGATAAAACCAACTATCCTCTCCAAGAGGCTGGAAGTGAAGAAGGTGCACTAACTCAAGCCCTCCCATACATGATTTTTCTTGCTTCTCCTATATTTGTCATTCTTCTCATTGCTGTACAGAGAGGAAGTATAAATTTCTAA
- the LOC102622080 gene encoding calmodulin binding protein PICBP produces the protein MVQRKVSNKFGIQADHVKSETRLANRKPSSYDGKSRGPDMKKKMKRSRSIKLSDIESLRSSSSSTLKQSISQPGKPPPLNVKTTAAIAASQKQIPARTTYGSPNYMKGTSSSEARKESSQVSAKRSSANSKSKLGSGPSNKPARTLTKSSSLKLVRTLTKTPSFKHVRAGSKKCSRVVLCADVNAQRATCSSTLKDSKFPDYLVLNLGGTEVEGTSVTKVCPYTYCSLNGHHHKPLPPLKCFLSARRRMLKTQKSFKLEALSPREVKPAGEKMEGVDAGQVIFYNKPAYSEGDLNSSPPSPPMQEGGIDFFIKIYAKGKIENNESIHGDFHEAEVEQSNKEQISEDLSAGSPRSEIDFKENLEQYSEIASMGANNMEGIPEEEKVEDLDKDYSAIAAQTEGVLHVASDFKNKSNDSSEESGSISEASNMEWEEGQFPTLEIDTEAVDSMKNENESNFDHGYSSDIENQDLRGEPIAKSDNTVVYGSEKIQADEIFEEESACSETRQEDSDCEVDGTPQNLEIIESGQLSESDRESTTEDAETHLIRVMIASAWTEDPIVEPKTSIEERSRIPEAMNDIPRIGPQVGDVENYCIPEEQQKDKSLQNDDLAVWLQKQMSDSSLNSDETDQVITDEDYSESHENVDSKTDQNVAIGEYALEQEKPNCEAGDHMEGKEQVPVTKRSIGVQVPNDLFEAYQDGVNIDDNQNHNIIDPGLLENSAEDSNSSPFLVDEIIPAENQEQRTECKNEGSNVAENQNILDSEEESDSSMNKISLAESAVGEVEKVEVDDSSQSETTETLHLTGAETITKLKSTSLPLKSKSNHKLSIIDGNQKWTIRSKRPATNEEEMRNFNPREPNFLPVVPDPDAEKVDLKHQMTDERKNSEEWMVDYALRQAVTKLAPARKRKVALLVEAFETVIPVPKFDIHLRDSSATFAPGRPIQACS, from the coding sequence ATGGTGCAAAGAAAGGTATCCAACAAGTTTGGAATCCAAGCTGATCATGTTAAATCAGAAACACGCTTGGCAAATCGAAAACCATCATCTTATGATGGCAAGAGTAGAGGCCCtgatatgaaaaagaaaatgaaaaggtCAAGATCGATCAAGCTATCAGATATTGAGAGcttgagatcatcatcatcatcaactttGAAACAAAGCATCTCACAGCCTGGAAAGCCACCTCCTTTGAATGTCAAAACAACAGCAGCAATAGCAGCTTCACAAAAACAGATTCCTGCAAGAACAACTTATGGATCACCAAATTACATGAAGGGTACCAGCAGTTCAGAggcaagaaaagaaagttcCCAGGTAAGTGCCAAGAGAAGCTCTGctaactcaaaatcaaaacttggCTCAGGTCCTAGTAATAAGCCAGCTAGAACTTTAACAAAGTCATCTAGTCTGAAGCTGGTGAGGACTTTAACAAAGACCCCCAGTTTCAAGCATGTGAGAGCTGGTTCTAAAAAATGTTCTAGAGTTGTTCTCTGTGCTGATGTGAATGCACAGAGAGCTACTTGTTCTTCAACTCTGAAGGACTCAAAGTTCCCGGATTATCTTGTGCTTAATCTTGGGGGTACTGAAGTCGAAGGAACTTCAGTTACAAAGGTGTGTCCGTATACTTATTGTTCTCTTAATGGTCATCATCATAAGCCTTTGCCACCATTGAAGTGCTTCTTATCGGCAAGAAGGCGAATGTTGAAGACACAGAAAAGTTTCAAGTTGGAAGCTCTATCTCCACGTGAAGTGAAACCAGCTGGTGAAAAAATGGAAGGAGTTGATGCAGGGCAGGtgattttttataacaaaccTGCATACTCAGAAGGAGATCTGAACAGCTCACCTCCGTCTCCTCCTATGCAAGAAGGGGGCATagattttttcattaaaatctaTGCTAAGGGTAAAATAGAGAATAACGAGTCTATTCATGGAGATTTTCATGAAGCAGAAGTGGAACAGAGCAATAAAGAACAAATTTCTGAGGATCTTTCTGCTGGGTCACCGCGGTCTGAGATTGATTTCAAGGAAAATCTTGAACAATACAGTGAAATTGCTTCTATGGGAGCTAATAACATGGAGGGGATTCCTGAAGAAGAGAAAGTTGAGGATCTAGATAAAGACTACTCAGCAATTGCAGCTCAAACTGAAGGAGTACTTCATGTTGCAAGtgactttaaaaataaaagcaatgaCAGCAGTGAAGAAAGTGGTAGCATTTCTGAAGCTAGCAATATGGAGTGGGAGGAGGGTCAGTTTCCTACCCTAGAGATTGATACGGAAGCTGTTGATTcaatgaaaaatgagaatgaatcaAATTTTGATCATGGTTATTCATCGGACATCGAGAATCAAGATTTGCGTGGTGAGCCCATCGCCAAATCAGACAACACTGTTGTTTATGGCAGCGAGAAGATTCAGGCTGATGAAatctttgaagaagaaagtgcATGCTCTGAGACACGACAAGAGGACAGTGATTGTGAAGTGGATGGCACACCCCAGAATTTGGAGATCATTGAGTCTGGCCAATTGTCTGAAAGTGATCGAGAATCTACCACCGAGGATGCTGAGACTCATTTGATCAGGGTTATGATCGCTTCTGCTTGGACAGAGGATCCAATTGTGGAACCAAAAACTTCTATCGAGGAGAGAAGCAGAATACCTGAAGCAATGAATGATATCCCCAGAATTGGTCCTCAAGTTGGAGATGTTGAAAACTACTGTATTCCTGAGGAACAACAGAAGGATAAATCTCTTCAAAATGATGACTTGGCCGTCTGGCTTCAGAAACAAATGTCTGATTCTTCCCTGAATTCAGATGAAACAGATCAGGTTATAACAGATGAAGATTACAGTGAGAGCCATGAGAATGTGGATTCAAAAACTGATCAAAATGTTGCCATTGGTGAATATGCTTTGGAGCAGGAAAAACCTAACTGCGAAGCTGGAGATCACATGGAAGGGAAAGAACAAGTTCCTGTTACCAAAAGATCAATTGGAGTCCAAGTTCCTAATGATTTGTTTGAAGCATATCAAGATGGTGTAAACATAGATGACAACCAAAACCACAACATCATCGACCCTGGCCTGCTTGAAAACTCTGCTGAAGACAGTAACAGCAGCCCATTTCTAGTTGATGAAATCATTCCGGCTGAAAATCAAGAGCAACGAACAGAATGCAAGAATGAGGGCAGTAATGTTGCTGAGAACCAAAACATTTTGGATTCTGAGGAGGAGAGTGATTCGAGCATGAATAAAATCAGCTTGGCTGAGAGTGCGGTTGGAGAAGTTGAGAAAGTGGAAGTCGATGACAGCAGTCAGTCAGAAACAACAGAAACATTGCATCTGACTGGTGCTGAGACCATCACAAAATTGAAGAGCACATCACTTCCCTTAAAGAGTAAGTCCAACCATAAATTGTCAATCATTGACGGCAATCAAAAATGGACAATAAGATCCAAGAGACCAGCCACTAATGAGGAGGAAATGAGGAACTTCAACCCACGAGAACCAAATTTCCTGCCTGTGGTTCCCGATCCAGATGCAGAAAAAGTTGATCTCAAGCATCAGATGACGGATGAGAGGAAAAATTCTGAGGAATGGATGGTTGATTATGCACTCAGACAGGCAGTCACCAAACTTGCTCCTGCTAGAAAGAGGAAGGTGGCACTACTAGTTGAAGCCTTCGAAACCGTCATCCCGGTACCTAAATTTGACATACACCTCAGGGATTCCTCAGCAACTTTTGCTCCTGGAAGACCAATTCAAGCTTGTAGCTGA
- the LOC102621026 gene encoding uncharacterized protein LOC102621026 has product MEGSIAKTLYSESLQLSDLELDPPSTTNLSGCDGGDLLDGDDGSVWGGSNEEFDIETDLDREWQRRRDQFHTIGYRDGLLAGKETSAQEGFNMGFKESFHSGYNWGLVRGVTSALVCLPNELKEMLIETQEKRNKFQSLYESVHSLSTTDALKLFHDDILTKKAVEQSEGAEGGSNVTGLQNQSSDRSRLENHFRELESIILETPAIQVHLEVQK; this is encoded by the exons ATGGAGGGGAGTATTGCTAAAACTCTTTACTCTGAGAGTTTGCAGCTATCAGACTTAGAATTGGATCCTCCTTCAACTACCAATC TTTCAGGTTGTGATGGAGGTGATTTGCTGGATGGTGATGATGGATCTGTATGGGGTGGCTCCAATGAGGAGTTTGATATAGAGACTGATTTAGACAGAGAGTGGCAGAGGAGACGTGATCAATTCCACACT ATTGGATATCGTGATGGACTTCTAGCGGGGAAAGAAACCTCTGCACAAGAGGGATTTAATATGGGCTTTAAGGAGTCATTTCATTCTGGATACAATTGGGGTCTGGTTAGAGGTGTTACCAG TGCCCTGGTTTGCCTTCCCAATGAGCTGAAAGAGATGTTGATTGAAACACAAGAGAAAAGGAACAAATTCCAGAGCTTGTATGAATCTGTGCACTCTCTTTCAACAACAGATGCCCTTAAGTTGTTTCATGATGATATATTGACGAAGAAAGCAGTGGAACAGAGTGAGGGTGCTGAAGGTGGCTCCAATGTAACAGGTTTGCAAAATCAAAGTTCAGACCGCAGTCGCCTAGAGAATCACTTTAGAGAGCTTGAATCAATTATTCTTGAAACGCCTGCGATCCAAGTTCATTTAGAAGTTCAAAAGTAG
- the LOC102620574 gene encoding scarecrow-like protein 3: MAGMVQEDGASSASSSPLQFFSMMSLSPAFGSPYPWLRELKSEERGLCLIHLLVACANHVAAGSVENANIGLEQISHLASPDGDTVQRIAAYFTEALADRMLKAWPGLHKALNSTKISSITEELIVQKLFFELCPFLKLSYVITNQAIVEAMEGEKMVHIIDLNSFEPAQWINLLQTLSARPEGPPHLRITGIHEQKEVLEQMALRLTEEAEKLDIPFQFNPIVSKLENVDLESLRKTGEALAVSSVLQMHRLLATDDEMPRRTSPSASRTSSSSHLQRVLHMNRRTLGEWLEKDSVLMFSPSPDSASASASASTPLSLAASPKMGSFLNALWSLSPKVVVVTEQESNHNGPSLMERVMEALNFYAAMFDCLESTMSRASIERQKVEKMLFGEEIKNIIACEGIERRERHEKLEKWILRLELAGFGRVPLSYHGMLQARRLLQSYGYDGYKIKEENGCLVICWQDRTLFSVSAWRFRRYD; encoded by the coding sequence ATGGCAGGAATGGTTCAAGAGGACGGAGCATcatctgcatcatcatcaccCCTCCAGTTCTTCTCTATGATGTCACTGTCACCTGCGTTCGGATCACCTTATCCATGGCTTAGGGAGTTGAAATCTGAAGAGAGAGGCTTGTGTTTGATCCATCTCCTTGTTGCCTGTGCTAACCATGTTGCTGCTGGCAGTGTTGAGAATGCAAATATTGGCCTTGAGCAAATTTCCCACCTTGCTTCTCCTGATGGTGATACCGTGCAGCGGATTGCTGCATATTTTACCGAGGCACTTGCTGACAGAATGCTAAAGGCCTGGCCCGGACTGCACAAAGCCCTCAATTCAACGAAAATATCATCTATAACTGAAGAACTAATCGTTCAAAAGTTATTCTTTGAGCTTTGCCCCTTCTTAAAGCTTTCATATGTGATAACAAATCAAGCCATTGTAGAAGCTATGGAAGGAGAAAAGATGGTTCATATTATTGATCTGAACTCGTTTGAACCTGCCCAATGGATCAACCTACTGCAGACATTAAGTGCACGGCCGGAAGGCCCACCTCATTTGAGGATTACAGGTATTCATGAACAGAAAGAGGTGCTAGAACAAATGGCTCTACGGTTGACAGAGGAAGCTGAAAAATTGGACATTCCATTTCAATTCAACCCTATTGTAAGCAAATTGGAAAATGTTGATCTTGAGAGTTTACGTAAGACAGGAGAAGCTCTTGCAGTCAGCTCTGTCCTTCAGATGCACCGCCTCTTGGCAACTGACGATGAGATGCCTAGGAGGACTTCACCGTCAGCATCAAGAACTTCAAGTTCTAGTCACTTGCAAAGAGTATTGCATATGAACCGGCGCACCTTAGGAGAGTGGCTTGAGAAAGATTCTGTCCTTATGTTTAGCCCAAGCCCTGATTCTGCATCAGCATCAGCATCAGCATCAACCCCCTTGTCTCTAGCTGCTTCCCCAAAGATGGGAAGCTTTTTAAATGCCCTTTGGAGTCTCTCGCCAAAAGTGGTGGTAGTAACTGAACAGGAATCAAATCATAATGGGCCAAGTTTAATGGAGAGGGTCATGGAAGCACTGAACTTTTATGCTGCAATGTTTGATTGCTTGGAGTCTACCATGTCGAGAGCATCCATAGAGCGGCAGAAAGTTGAGAAGATGCTCTTTGgagaagaaataaagaatatcaTAGCATGTGAAGGAATCGAGAGAAGGGAGAGGCACGAGAAGCTTGAGAAATGGATTCTCCGGCTTGAGTTAGCCGGATTTGGAAGAGTGCCATTAAGCTACCATGGTATGTTGCAAGCCAGGAGGTTATTGCAGAGCTATGGCTATGATGGTTATAAGATCAAAGAAGAGAATGGATGTCTAGTTATTTGCTGGCAGGATAGAACCCTCTTCTCTGTATCTGCCTGGAGATTTAGAAGGTATGATTGA
- the LOC102620286 gene encoding dirigent protein 22-like, which translates to MPSSISYTLFTIFSTLLTTSNGAFCEKYTEGIVIKRFEKTTHLHFYFHDIVGGKNPTTVRIAGPPNGTAYSFGSTVMIDDPLTEGPEPTSKLVGSAQGMYAIASQQDASLLMVMNFAFMEGTYNGSSISILGRNPVMDDVREMPIVGGSGLFRSAHGYALAHTIAFDFKTGDATVEYNVHVTYY; encoded by the coding sequence ATGCCTTCCTCTATCAGTTACACTCTCTTTACTATCTTTTCAACACTTCTCACCACCAGCAATGGAGCTTTCTGTGAAAAATATACAGAAGGAATAGTGATAAAACGTTTCGAGAAAACAACCCACCTTCACTTCTATTTCCATGATATTGTTGGCGGCAAGAACCCAACAACTGTCAGAATTGCCGGCCCCCCAAATGGTACAGCATACAGCTTTGGAAGTACAGTGATGATTGACGATCCCTTAACAGAAGGACCTGAACCCACGTCAAAGCTAGTAGGAAGCGCTCAAGGAATGTATGCCATAGCTTCCCAACAAGATGCTTCTTTACTTATGGTTATGAATTTTGCTTTCATGGAAGGTACATATAACGGGAGTAGCATTAGCATTCTTGGGAGAAACCCTGTTATGGATGATGTGAGAGAAATGCCAATTGTTGGAGGCAGTGGATTGTTTAGGTCTGCTCATGGATATGCATTGGCACATACGATAGCGTTTGATTTCAAGACAGGAGATGCCACTGTCGAGTATAATGTTCATGTAACATACTATTGA